Within Terriglobales bacterium, the genomic segment TCGCACTCCGTCACCCGGATGAGGTTTTCGGTAGCGACACCCCGTCCTCGGCTGACTTCTTCATCAATACATCCGGGTTGGGTCTTGACCAAAGACAACTACTTCAAGACCGACGCGCCCAGAAGATTCCGTAGTCGATCATGCCGAGTCTTAGGGCATCGAACGACTTGAGCACGTGTTCATGAACGTTGTTCAGGCCAGCGCCCGTGCGCCATTTGACGAATTGCTGGTACCCCGCGAACACAGGAGGTATACCGGTTAGAAACAGGAAGGGCCTGCAGTATCGTTCGAAGATGTCCAGGTTATATTTCGTGGCGATTTCCGTCTCGCAAAGCTTGAACCCCGCCTTAGCAATCTCTGCTTGATAACTCTTGAAGGTCTGCAGGTTGGGCACGTCCCATGCCCGCAGAAACTCGTCGTAGATGCGGCGACTCTTGGCGGATTTATTTGCGCGCCAGTCCGAGACGAGTAGATCGGCAAATGCAAAGGCTCCCCCCGGTTTGAGCACGCGCGCGGCCTCCCTCAAGAAAGCAGGTTTGTTCCTAAAGTGCGCCGGAGATTCGATTGACCATGCGATCGAAAACGATTTGCTCCTGATAGGCAAGGCATCGGCGTTACCCGCAAGGAACCGGACTTTCGGCCATGTCGTCTTCTCCTTACTGTTGCGAGTCGCGCGACGAACATTGTAAGGCGTGAAGTCGACCCCCAAGACCTCAAGGCCGTACTTTTGGTGCGCGTAAATAGCCGGCCCGCCGCGGCCGGACGCTATGTCCAGCAATCTCGAGTCGTCGCGATATTTGCCAGTTGCCCGAAGTTTGAGCAGACCCGTTGCCACTCGATCGATTAGTCGTTCGTGGGCGGCGGGAGAGTCATGCTTCTGCCTCGGCTTTGAGTATCCGATGTTGAGGTAGGAGCTGAAGTCAGCCCATTGAGTCAGGTAGCGATATAGATCGGAGTGCGAATTCGCGTTGCTGTATTGATCGCGAACATCGTCGGGTTTCCAGTCAGTGTTTTTTACGGCCGAGGCATCTGAGCGCGTGAAGTTGGCCCGATTCTCTCGCAAAGGTGTCATTTTGGTTTCGTCGTAGGTGGCTCTGTCAGGGTATCAGGAATTTTGAATGGCGCTCGATTGCCACCTCGTTGCATTTCGGGAAATTGCTTCGCCATTGTACGGAACAGCCATTCCGCGGCAATTCGAACCGGCGGAAATTCATCGACGCTCTCGGGGTTCAGATGCTCCAGACCCATCGATCCCTTCATGAGCTGCAGACCCGCATTGTCGATCCAGTCGACATTGATTCCAAGGACGTTGGCTAGATTTTTTCCGTAGCGATGGAGCCCAGCGGCAGCTCTCATAGCTTGCAAGCCAAGGTTGTCGGCGAAGCCGAGATCGATATCGAGTGTGCGGGCCATTTTCGCTCCGATGAGCTCTCGAGTTAGAATCCTGGGTATTCGGTTTAACGGTGCGAGCGTCTTCGGCACGAAACCCTCTAGATAGTCGAGCAGCGCTTTCTCGAGTGCGCGACCCTGCGGCGTCTCACCCACGGCCGGCGGCCAGACAGCTGAATACATCTCTTCTGCTTCGTCCATCGTCGGTTCCGGATCGGTTAGAAGAAGATCAGGGTTTACGCCCATTATCCGGGCGATACTGTTCCAACGATACAAGTAGGCTTTCTCCTGCGTCGGCGACAGATCGATGCCAAGCTTTCTGAGGCTGCGAAGAACAATGTAGGAGAAGCTGAGGATCGCCATGCTCATCGAGACCTGGTGAATAGGAATTCCC encodes:
- a CDS encoding class I SAM-dependent methyltransferase, producing the protein MTPLRENRANFTRSDASAVKNTDWKPDDVRDQYSNANSHSDLYRYLTQWADFSSYLNIGYSKPRQKHDSPAAHERLIDRVATGLLKLRATGKYRDDSRLLDIASGRGGPAIYAHQKYGLEVLGVDFTPYNVRRATRNSKEKTTWPKVRFLAGNADALPIRSKSFSIAWSIESPAHFRNKPAFLREAARVLKPGGAFAFADLLVSDWRANKSAKSRRIYDEFLRAWDVPNLQTFKSYQAEIAKAGFKLCETEIATKYNLDIFERYCRPFLFLTGIPPVFAGYQQFVKWRTGAGLNNVHEHVLKSFDALRLGMIDYGIFWARRS
- a CDS encoding oxygenase MpaB family protein, whose protein sequence is MNDRIREPAFQKMMFQLGDDLADKTIKAIHKEHGLGQVSSILSGLIRNTDINGLENEKGIHPSFVDTQKYPQKSDRVQAAKHISKVLSDYLEKSVAQLPVALKGGLLKTSEEVFNKYGMVAFSILGCASLPEAYATTYASRVLATTQQLQAHVHRRLAETSLFVVDVMTENGLKKPDGVGIRAAQKVRLMHAAIRHLILQPPDANAVDNTQRNLGDVLRQMTWPAELGIPIHQVSMSMAILSFSYIVLRSLRKLGIDLSPTQEKAYLYRWNSIARIMGVNPDLLLTDPEPTMDEAEEMYSAVWPPAVGETPQGRALEKALLDYLEGFVPKTLAPLNRIPRILTRELIGAKMARTLDIDLGFADNLGLQAMRAAAGLHRYGKNLANVLGINVDWIDNAGLQLMKGSMGLEHLNPESVDEFPPVRIAAEWLFRTMAKQFPEMQRGGNRAPFKIPDTLTEPPTTKPK